GCGCCGCGCAGAAGGGCACCTTTCGGATTCGGCCGATGATCCCGGACGATCTGGGACAGGTTCTGGTCATCGAGCGGGCCTCCTTCTCTCTTGCCTGGTCGGAATCGGCGTTTCGCCGGGAGCTGGACATCATCCCGAACTCCTATCTATCGGTGGCCGAGGGGGCCGTGGATGGCGGGGACGGCACTCCCGTGGTTCTCGGCTACACGTGCTGGTGGCATGTGGTCGATGAATGCCATATCACCAACTTCGCGGTGGCC
This bacterium DNA region includes the following protein-coding sequences:
- the rimI gene encoding ribosomal protein S18-alanine N-acetyltransferase; the protein is MLEARGAAQKGTFRIRPMIPDDLGQVLVIERASFSLAWSESAFRRELDIIPNSYLSVAEGAVDGGDGTPVVLGYTCWWHVVDECHITNFAVAPFARRGGVGDFLLKGLLEEARRLGVRRATLEVRMGNEAGIALYTRNGFTSIAIRKQYYPDNREDALVMWKEEI